A stretch of the Persephonella sp. genome encodes the following:
- the panB gene encoding 3-methyl-2-oxobutanoate hydroxymethyltransferase, with the protein MKNINEFIEAKEKGKKITMISTYEYWSARICEEAGVDCILVGDSLGMVIQGLDTTLPVTLEDMIYHAKAVRRGAPRTFIVVDMPFLTYQVSQEEAIKNAGRLMKETGANAVKVEGGEEIAPLVEKLVSIGIPVMGHLGLTPQSVHALGGYKVQGRTEEQAKKIVADAKILEQAGVFAIVLEAIPEKLAKEITEFVEVPTIGIGAGKYTDGQVLVFHDMMGFFDKTPKFVKKYVNGKELFLSGLKQFISEVENQQFPSEEHTYE; encoded by the coding sequence ATGAAAAACATAAATGAATTTATAGAAGCAAAAGAAAAAGGAAAAAAAATAACAATGATTTCTACTTATGAATACTGGTCTGCCAGGATATGCGAGGAGGCAGGTGTAGATTGTATTCTTGTTGGAGATTCTCTTGGTATGGTTATTCAGGGACTTGATACAACATTACCTGTAACCCTTGAAGATATGATATACCATGCAAAAGCAGTGAGAAGAGGAGCCCCTAGGACATTTATTGTAGTTGATATGCCATTTTTAACATATCAAGTCAGTCAAGAGGAAGCTATAAAAAATGCAGGTAGACTAATGAAAGAAACAGGGGCAAACGCTGTTAAGGTTGAAGGTGGAGAAGAGATAGCACCTCTGGTGGAAAAACTTGTTTCAATTGGAATTCCTGTTATGGGACATCTGGGACTTACTCCCCAATCTGTTCATGCCCTTGGGGGTTATAAGGTTCAGGGAAGAACAGAAGAACAGGCCAAAAAAATTGTTGCAGATGCAAAAATTTTAGAACAGGCTGGAGTTTTTGCTATAGTGCTTGAAGCAATTCCTGAAAAACTTGCGAAGGAAATCACAGAATTTGTAGAAGTTCCTACAATTGGAATTGGGGCAGGGAAATATACAGACGGTCAGGTTCTTGTCTTCCACGATATGATGGGATTTTTTGATAAAACACCAAAATTTGTGAAAAAATATGTAAATGGCAAGGAATTATTTTTAAGTGGTTTGAAACAGTTTATCTCCGAGGTAGAAAATCAGCAGTTTCCATCAGAAGAACATACCTATGAGTAA
- a CDS encoding glutamate-5-semialdehyde dehydrogenase, with protein MDLKIYAENIAQKAKKSQKFLRQINTDIKNKVLLRAAELLLEKKDILQKENQKDLEKAEKKGYSKALLDRLALNEKRINGMVDVLKEVASLPDPVGQIISMWTRPNGLKVGRMRVPLGTIMIIYEARPNVTVEAAALCMKSSNAVILKGGSETINSNRVLVDILKQAARETGFPEEAIQFVDSTDREVVNHLLELDQYIDVVIPRGGEGLIRAVAEKAKMPVIKHYKGVCNLYVDDEADMDKALNIAYNAKVQRPSVCNAIENLIVHKDIAEKFLPEIAYYYGKAGVEMRCDEVSLSILKDHPKAKDTEIVPATEEDYYEEFLDLIIAVKVVDSLDEAIDFIHKYGSNHSESIVTENYTKGMRFINEVDSSAVYINASTRFTDGYEFGLGAEMGISTDKIHARGPMGLEELTIPKFVIFGNGQIRDNFGIPKEEEEIEINREACDLR; from the coding sequence ATGGATCTTAAAATATATGCGGAAAATATTGCCCAGAAGGCAAAAAAGTCCCAGAAATTTTTAAGACAGATAAATACAGATATAAAAAATAAAGTTCTTCTCAGAGCAGCCGAATTACTTCTTGAGAAAAAGGATATACTGCAAAAAGAAAACCAGAAAGATCTGGAAAAAGCCGAAAAGAAAGGCTATTCAAAGGCACTCCTTGATAGACTTGCACTTAATGAAAAAAGGATTAATGGAATGGTAGATGTCCTAAAAGAAGTTGCTTCTCTACCTGACCCTGTAGGTCAGATAATATCCATGTGGACAAGGCCAAATGGTCTGAAAGTAGGCAGAATGAGAGTTCCTTTAGGAACAATAATGATAATATACGAAGCAAGGCCAAACGTTACCGTTGAAGCAGCAGCACTATGTATGAAGTCCTCAAACGCAGTTATCCTTAAAGGTGGTAGTGAAACAATAAACTCCAACAGGGTTCTGGTTGATATTCTGAAACAAGCAGCAAGAGAAACAGGCTTTCCAGAAGAAGCTATCCAGTTCGTTGATTCAACAGACAGAGAAGTAGTAAATCATCTTCTTGAGCTTGACCAGTATATAGATGTGGTTATTCCAAGAGGCGGGGAAGGGCTTATAAGAGCCGTTGCAGAAAAAGCCAAAATGCCTGTTATAAAGCATTATAAAGGTGTATGTAATCTGTATGTGGATGATGAAGCAGATATGGATAAAGCCCTTAATATAGCCTATAACGCAAAGGTTCAAAGACCCTCGGTATGTAATGCAATAGAAAATTTAATTGTCCACAAAGATATAGCAGAAAAATTCCTTCCAGAGATCGCTTACTACTACGGAAAAGCCGGCGTTGAAATGAGATGTGATGAGGTTTCACTTTCTATCTTAAAAGATCATCCCAAAGCAAAAGATACAGAAATAGTTCCAGCAACAGAAGAGGATTATTATGAAGAATTTTTAGACCTGATAATTGCTGTAAAAGTGGTTGATAGCCTTGACGAAGCCATTGATTTTATACATAAATATGGCTCAAATCATTCAGAATCTATAGTTACAGAAAATTACACAAAAGGTATGAGATTTATAAATGAAGTTGATAGTTCGGCAGTTTATATCAATGCTTCAACCAGATTTACAGATGGATATGAGTTTGGTCTGGGAGCAGAAATGGGAATTTCCACAGATAAAATTCATGCAAGGGGCCCAATGGGACTGGAAGAGCTTACAATTCCAAAGTTTGTAATATTTGGAAATGGACAGATAAGAGATAACTTTGGTATCCCCAAAGAAGAGGAGGAAATAGAAATAAACAGGGAAGCCTGTGATTTAAGGTGA
- a CDS encoding HDOD domain-containing protein — MKEIYLGRQPILDKNINIFGYELLFRDKEDNYAVIKDSIEATARVIMNIMSYMDFKDIISNKRGFINVTPEFIEGELIELLPENKIVLEIGKIDKVNKFIIDSIQTVKEKGYEVALDDVKMSDFLTPLFEIVDYVKLNIKEYSDIELKEAVEFLKKYPLKLIAVKVETEKDFILAKELGFDYFQGFFFEKPSVIKNKQISSYKMALMKLLKMSILEQDISEIEKFIKGYPDLAYKLLKFINSPFFYLRHKIHSIRQALSILGYSNIQKWVILQLFASEGGDIKLNPLLERAVIRGKMMEILVSKISSDITFMDKAYITGMLSLIDVILSKPIEEIVEELYIEDDIKLALTRHEGILGHLLKAIESIERDNLNEAVEHLNKTGLAIEDLLSAELEAITYYENFMENQ; from the coding sequence ATGAAAGAGATATATCTTGGAAGGCAACCCATATTAGATAAGAATATAAATATTTTTGGCTACGAACTACTCTTTAGGGATAAAGAGGATAATTATGCTGTTATAAAAGATAGTATTGAAGCTACTGCTCGGGTAATTATGAACATAATGTCCTATATGGACTTTAAAGACATTATTAGTAATAAAAGGGGCTTTATAAATGTAACTCCTGAGTTTATAGAAGGAGAATTAATAGAACTACTTCCGGAAAACAAAATTGTTCTTGAAATAGGAAAAATAGATAAAGTAAATAAATTCATTATTGACAGTATTCAAACAGTAAAAGAAAAAGGCTATGAAGTAGCCCTTGATGATGTAAAAATGTCAGATTTCCTTACACCTCTTTTTGAAATAGTTGATTACGTTAAGCTTAATATAAAAGAATACTCTGATATAGAACTTAAAGAGGCTGTGGAGTTTTTGAAAAAATATCCTTTGAAACTAATAGCTGTAAAAGTTGAAACTGAAAAGGATTTTATACTTGCAAAAGAGCTTGGTTTTGATTACTTTCAGGGATTTTTCTTTGAAAAACCATCTGTGATAAAAAATAAACAGATATCCTCCTATAAAATGGCCTTAATGAAACTTCTTAAAATGTCTATCTTAGAACAGGATATATCTGAAATAGAAAAATTCATAAAAGGATATCCAGATCTTGCATATAAACTACTAAAGTTTATCAACTCGCCTTTCTTTTATTTAAGGCACAAGATACATTCTATAAGGCAAGCTTTATCTATTCTCGGATATTCCAATATTCAAAAATGGGTTATATTACAGCTTTTTGCTTCTGAAGGTGGAGATATAAAACTTAATCCTCTACTTGAAAGGGCTGTGATCCGTGGCAAAATGATGGAAATTCTTGTTTCAAAAATAAGCTCGGATATTACATTTATGGATAAGGCATATATAACAGGAATGTTATCTCTTATTGATGTAATTTTAAGTAAACCCATTGAAGAGATAGTAGAGGAACTTTATATAGAAGATGATATAAAGCTTGCTTTAACCAGGCATGAAGGAATTCTTGGACATTTACTTAAAGCAATCGAGAGTATCGAAAGGGATAACTTAAATGAAGCGGTAGAACACCTTAATAAAACAGGTCTTGCCATTGAAGACCTTCTTTCTGCAGAGCTTGAAGCTATCACCTATTACGAAAACTTTATGGAAAATCAATAA
- a CDS encoding NAD+ synthase, with protein sequence MKKLRLCLAQINSTVGDLEGNTQKIIDAIHEAQKHEVDIIAFPELAITGYPPEDLLLKPSFINKNLELLEKIAKESKDIISIVGFVDKQEDIFNAAAVLLNGQILTKYHKNFLPNYGVFDEVRYFQRGNEITLLNIEGYKIGLSICEDIWYPENPINIQAIEGAELVININASPYHIGKVKEREDMLKVRARDNLISIAYVNLVGGQDELVFDGNSFVVGAGGEILAKGLPFKEDMIYCDIDLDSIFRKQLKDNRLRNLRANYKREERVTEVFTDYKIKDKFEVIPQRIEIDQTEAEEIYSALITGLRDYIRKNNFEKVVIGLSGGIDSSLTATIAVDALGKENVKGVLMPSQYTSKESIEDATQLAKNLGIETLTLPITDIFKKYLEELAPVFEGRKPDATEENLQARIRGNLLMALSNKFGWIVLATGNKSEMSVGYATLYGDMVGGFAVLKDVYKTKVYELAQYRNSISPVIPERVLEKPPSAELRPDQKDEDELLPYVILDQIIYYYVEEDLPAEDIVKLGFDKESVEKVIKMIDRNEYKRRQAPIGIRITKRGFGKDRRMPITNKYREM encoded by the coding sequence ATGAAGAAGTTAAGATTATGCCTCGCCCAGATTAATTCTACAGTTGGAGATCTGGAAGGAAACACCCAAAAAATAATAGATGCAATCCATGAAGCACAAAAACATGAGGTCGATATCATAGCCTTTCCGGAACTGGCTATAACAGGATATCCACCTGAAGACCTTTTATTAAAACCAAGCTTTATAAACAAAAATCTTGAGTTACTGGAAAAAATAGCCAAAGAAAGCAAAGATATAATCTCGATTGTTGGTTTTGTTGATAAACAAGAAGATATTTTTAATGCAGCTGCTGTGTTATTAAATGGTCAAATTCTTACGAAATATCACAAAAACTTCCTGCCAAACTATGGAGTTTTTGATGAGGTTAGATACTTCCAGAGAGGTAATGAGATAACCCTATTAAATATTGAAGGTTATAAGATTGGCCTTTCAATATGCGAGGATATATGGTATCCAGAAAATCCTATTAACATTCAGGCTATAGAAGGTGCGGAGCTTGTTATTAATATAAATGCCTCTCCGTATCATATAGGTAAAGTTAAAGAAAGAGAAGATATGCTCAAGGTTAGGGCAAGGGACAATCTGATATCAATTGCCTATGTAAATCTGGTGGGTGGTCAGGATGAGCTTGTTTTTGATGGTAATAGCTTTGTAGTCGGAGCTGGAGGAGAAATTCTGGCAAAAGGTCTTCCTTTCAAAGAAGATATGATTTACTGTGATATAGACCTTGACTCTATTTTTAGAAAACAGCTTAAAGATAACAGGTTAAGAAACCTAAGGGCAAATTATAAAAGAGAGGAAAGAGTAACAGAAGTTTTCACAGATTACAAAATTAAAGATAAATTTGAGGTTATTCCTCAGAGAATAGAAATAGACCAGACAGAAGCAGAAGAAATATATTCTGCTTTAATAACAGGACTAAGGGATTATATAAGGAAAAATAACTTTGAAAAAGTGGTTATAGGTCTTAGCGGAGGGATAGACAGTTCTTTAACTGCAACTATTGCCGTTGATGCCCTTGGAAAAGAAAATGTAAAAGGAGTATTAATGCCATCCCAATATACATCAAAAGAAAGCATAGAAGATGCAACACAACTTGCAAAAAATCTCGGAATAGAAACTTTGACATTACCAATAACTGATATATTTAAAAAATATTTGGAGGAACTTGCACCGGTTTTTGAAGGAAGAAAACCAGATGCAACAGAAGAAAACCTTCAGGCAAGAATTAGGGGAAACTTACTTATGGCCTTATCTAACAAATTTGGTTGGATTGTTCTGGCAACGGGAAATAAATCAGAGATGAGTGTAGGATATGCAACTCTTTATGGAGATATGGTCGGTGGCTTTGCTGTTTTAAAAGATGTTTACAAAACAAAAGTTTATGAACTTGCCCAGTATAGAAACTCCATATCACCGGTTATTCCCGAGAGGGTTCTGGAAAAACCACCTTCGGCAGAGCTCAGACCAGATCAAAAGGATGAAGATGAACTTCTACCTTATGTTATATTAGATCAAATAATCTATTACTATGTAGAAGAGGATTTACCTGCCGAAGATATTGTAAAACTTGGATTTGATAAAGAAAGTGTGGAAAAAGTCATAAAAATGATAGACAGAAATGAGTATAAAAGAAGACAGGCACCAATAGGAATAAGAATAACAAAAAGAGGTTTTGGTAAAGACAGAAGAATGCCAATAACAAATAAATACAGGGAGATGTAA
- the nth gene encoding endonuclease III, which yields MDSKTFIKVLDILEKEFPKWNAPVVSLMAKREHRTPFQILISTIISLRTKDEVTAEASERLFKLADNPYDMLKLSEEEIAKAIYPAGFYRNKAKTIKKISQILVEKYNSQVPDILEELLKLPGVGRKTANLVLALSFNKPAICVDVHVHRITNRLGFVKTKTPEETELELMKKVPKKYWNKINDLLVAFGQTICKPISPFCSKCPVSQYCEKVGVDRHR from the coding sequence ATGGATAGCAAAACCTTTATAAAAGTGCTTGATATACTGGAAAAGGAATTTCCAAAATGGAATGCTCCTGTAGTGTCCCTTATGGCAAAAAGGGAGCATAGAACACCGTTTCAGATTTTGATATCAACAATAATCAGTTTAAGAACAAAAGATGAGGTAACTGCTGAAGCTTCAGAAAGATTATTCAAACTGGCAGACAACCCTTATGATATGCTTAAGCTTTCAGAAGAAGAAATTGCAAAAGCTATATATCCGGCGGGATTTTACAGAAATAAAGCAAAAACAATAAAGAAAATATCCCAAATTCTTGTTGAAAAATACAACAGTCAGGTTCCTGACATCCTTGAAGAACTTCTTAAACTTCCCGGAGTTGGTAGGAAAACAGCAAATCTTGTGCTTGCTTTATCATTTAATAAACCCGCAATATGTGTTGATGTCCACGTTCACCGGATTACAAACAGACTGGGATTTGTAAAAACAAAAACTCCGGAGGAAACAGAGCTGGAGTTAATGAAAAAAGTTCCTAAAAAATACTGGAACAAAATAAATGACCTGCTTGTCGCTTTTGGGCAGACTATATGCAAGCCGATATCCCCATTTTGTTCAAAATGCCCTGTTTCTCAATATTGCGAAAAAGTAGGTGTGGATAGACACAGATAA
- a CDS encoding M23 family metallopeptidase yields the protein MGVLVTILVIFISLGFFLKPKAEDIYPNTFYPGSIHILKNTTGSYIELKTNYGTFRFPIKDKNAFFAIPYGTKGMAILNVVKDGQVVYRRYLIIKDKYFRVSRIHVRERRLTKKVLKRIYVEHKLLRKIFKTYTSKKFTEDHFLKPLRYLKISTPFGARRIINGTKKSIHWGTDFKAPKGEPVFASLTGKVVLARELYYTGNTVIIDHGLGLYTLYAHLSKITVKEGQMVKGGQIIGKVGSTGRSTGPHLHFGVYINDIKVDPMLALKLKL from the coding sequence ATGGGTGTGCTTGTTACTATTTTAGTTATTTTTATAAGTTTAGGTTTTTTCTTAAAACCAAAGGCAGAGGATATATATCCCAATACATTTTATCCGGGAAGTATTCATATCTTAAAAAACACAACAGGTTCATATATAGAACTAAAAACAAACTATGGAACATTTAGATTTCCCATAAAAGATAAGAATGCATTTTTCGCAATTCCCTATGGAACTAAAGGAATGGCCATTTTAAATGTTGTAAAAGATGGTCAGGTGGTTTATCGACGATATTTGATTATAAAAGATAAGTATTTCAGAGTTTCCAGAATACATGTTAGAGAAAGAAGGTTAACCAAGAAAGTTTTAAAAAGAATATATGTAGAACATAAGCTTCTAAGAAAAATATTTAAAACCTATACCTCCAAAAAATTTACAGAAGACCACTTCCTAAAACCCCTCAGATACTTGAAAATATCAACACCGTTTGGGGCAAGAAGAATTATAAACGGCACCAAAAAATCTATCCACTGGGGCACAGACTTTAAAGCCCCAAAAGGAGAACCGGTTTTTGCATCTCTTACAGGAAAAGTAGTATTGGCAAGGGAGCTTTATTACACAGGGAATACGGTAATTATTGACCACGGCCTTGGCCTTTATACTCTGTATGCCCATTTATCAAAAATAACAGTCAAAGAAGGCCAGATGGTAAAAGGAGGCCAAATTATCGGTAAAGTAGGCTCAACAGGAAGATCAACAGGACCTCATCTGCATTTTGGGGTTTATATAAATGACATAAAAGTTGACCCGATGTTAGCCTTAAAACTAAAACTGTAA
- the mutS gene encoding DNA mismatch repair protein MutS, giving the protein MSEKKENITPMLAQYHRIKNEYPDALVLYRLGDFYEMFYEDAYIGARDLNIALTRKKVGKSADIPMCGIPYHAADSYISRLVAKGHKVAICEQLEDASKAKGIVKRDVIRVITPGTYFENEKLKSALVAILPEGNKYGVSYINLSTGEFFATITDFNGLIAFLGKFQPKEILLPENTEIPEIKENFRNIFISHVPQEFYSQEKLKELLNFFKTSHYSSFGFSDKDMTALLSAAAVLEYVKITQKQFLPFINPLKQYQGDIYIRLDYSAQKHLELTTANEGNIPLLRVIDRTLTGMGRRKLKFFLLHPLKDKNLILQRLEFVSELFENSNIREKIREILNEVFDVERLISKISSNTMTPRDMVALRTSLEYIRQLKSLKDQINSQYGKELFENIEDFSYLIDKLENYLEDNPPIHLKEGGLIKKGVHPDLDELKEIKEKGNQWIKEYQEELREETGIQSLKIGYNKVMGYYIEVTKPNLKFVPSYFRRRQTLSNAERFTTEKLQRFEEKILSADEKIKALEYEIFMQIREEISENAEKIAKTAQNVGLIDAIQSLATISVEKGWTKPEITEGYDIFIQEGYHPVIKEFVNDFVPNDLKMDRNSFFHIITGPNMAGKSTFIRQSAIILILAQAGSFVPAKKAKISIVDGIFTRIGSGDVLSKGLSTFMVEMLEMANILNNITSKSFVVLDEVGRGTSTYDGLSIAWAISEYISQKVKAKTLFATHYHELTKLEEEIKGVKNYHMEILEKKGDIKFLFKVKEGFTNKSYGVHVAKLAGIKEEIIKRAYEILYHLEEEQEKKIDDTIINLSQKKEEYLPLFRELEEKEQTPEHIQQIIKEIGSIDIATMTPIDAIVFLNQLKTKIKQFKN; this is encoded by the coding sequence ATGTCAGAAAAGAAAGAAAACATTACCCCTATGCTTGCCCAGTATCACAGAATTAAAAATGAATATCCGGATGCTCTTGTTTTATATAGATTAGGCGATTTTTATGAGATGTTTTATGAAGATGCATATATAGGAGCCAGAGACCTGAATATAGCCCTTACCAGAAAAAAGGTTGGGAAATCTGCAGATATTCCAATGTGTGGAATTCCCTATCATGCTGCAGACAGTTATATAAGCAGGCTTGTTGCAAAAGGACATAAAGTTGCAATCTGTGAACAGCTTGAGGATGCTTCAAAGGCCAAAGGAATAGTCAAAAGGGATGTTATCAGGGTAATAACCCCGGGAACATATTTTGAGAATGAAAAACTGAAATCTGCCCTTGTTGCAATACTACCTGAAGGAAATAAATATGGAGTTTCATATATAAACCTCTCCACAGGTGAGTTTTTTGCAACTATTACAGACTTTAATGGTTTAATAGCATTTCTTGGAAAATTTCAGCCAAAAGAGATACTGCTTCCTGAAAATACTGAAATACCAGAAATAAAAGAAAACTTCAGGAATATATTTATATCCCATGTCCCCCAAGAATTTTATTCCCAGGAAAAACTAAAAGAACTGTTAAACTTTTTCAAAACCAGCCATTATTCATCATTTGGATTTTCAGATAAAGACATGACTGCCCTTTTATCAGCTGCAGCAGTTCTTGAGTATGTCAAGATAACTCAGAAGCAATTTTTACCTTTTATAAATCCCTTAAAGCAATATCAAGGGGATATTTATATAAGGCTTGATTACTCAGCCCAGAAACATCTTGAACTAACAACGGCAAATGAAGGAAATATTCCATTACTGCGGGTCATAGACAGAACTCTCACAGGAATGGGAAGAAGAAAATTAAAATTTTTCCTGCTTCATCCATTAAAGGACAAAAACCTTATACTTCAAAGACTGGAATTTGTTTCTGAATTGTTTGAGAATTCAAACATCAGGGAAAAAATAAGAGAAATATTAAACGAAGTATTTGATGTGGAAAGGCTTATCTCAAAAATATCCTCAAACACAATGACCCCTCGGGATATGGTTGCTCTCAGAACATCTTTAGAATATATCAGACAGCTTAAATCCCTGAAAGACCAGATAAACTCCCAGTATGGAAAAGAATTATTTGAAAATATTGAGGATTTTTCTTATCTGATAGATAAACTGGAAAATTATCTTGAGGATAATCCACCAATACATCTAAAAGAAGGGGGATTAATCAAGAAAGGAGTCCATCCAGACCTTGACGAGCTCAAAGAAATAAAAGAAAAAGGAAATCAATGGATTAAAGAATATCAGGAAGAGCTCAGAGAAGAAACAGGCATCCAGAGTCTTAAAATAGGCTATAACAAAGTAATGGGCTATTATATAGAAGTAACCAAGCCAAATCTTAAATTTGTCCCCTCATATTTCAGGAGAAGACAGACCCTTTCAAATGCAGAAAGGTTTACCACGGAAAAGCTTCAGAGATTTGAGGAAAAAATTCTGTCTGCAGATGAAAAAATAAAAGCCCTTGAGTATGAAATATTTATGCAAATCAGAGAAGAAATTTCGGAAAATGCAGAAAAAATTGCAAAAACAGCACAAAACGTCGGACTTATAGATGCTATACAGTCCCTCGCCACAATATCTGTGGAAAAAGGATGGACAAAGCCGGAAATAACCGAAGGTTACGATATATTTATTCAGGAAGGATACCACCCTGTCATAAAAGAGTTTGTAAATGATTTCGTTCCAAATGATTTAAAAATGGACAGAAACTCCTTTTTCCATATAATCACAGGTCCAAATATGGCAGGTAAAAGCACATTTATAAGACAGTCAGCAATCATACTAATTCTGGCTCAGGCAGGCTCATTTGTTCCGGCTAAAAAAGCGAAAATCTCCATTGTTGATGGAATATTTACCAGAATAGGTTCTGGGGATGTTTTATCAAAGGGACTCTCAACATTTATGGTTGAGATGCTTGAGATGGCAAATATCCTTAATAATATAACCTCAAAAAGCTTTGTTGTTCTTGACGAAGTTGGAAGGGGAACCAGCACTTATGATGGTCTTTCAATTGCATGGGCTATCTCAGAATATATAAGTCAGAAAGTAAAAGCAAAAACATTGTTTGCCACTCATTACCACGAACTAACTAAATTGGAAGAAGAGATAAAAGGTGTCAAAAACTACCACATGGAAATACTTGAAAAGAAAGGAGATATAAAATTTCTATTTAAGGTCAAGGAAGGTTTTACAAACAAAAGCTATGGCGTTCATGTGGCAAAACTTGCAGGTATAAAGGAAGAAATAATTAAAAGGGCTTATGAAATCTTATATCATCTTGAAGAAGAACAGGAGAAAAAAATAGATGACACGATAATAAATTTATCCCAGAAAAAAGAAGAGTATCTGCCGTTATTCAGGGAATTAGAAGAAAAGGAACAAACTCCTGAACATATTCAACAAATAATAAAAGAGATTGGAAGCATAGATATAGCCACGATGACACCGATAGATGCAATAGTATTTCTAAATCAACTAAAAACAAAAATAAAACAGTTTAAAAATTAA
- a CDS encoding pseudouridine synthase: protein MGIRLNKFIASTGYCSRRKADQLIQERKVKVNGKVVTELGLKINPDKDKVEVEGKVLKPVQKNVYIKLYKPRGYLTQLGKDKFGRKTLSDLFEEIGFKEKVFPAGRLDYDSEGLLILTNDGEFANKLMHPKNKVPKTYIVEVKRRVNLDTFNSMRKGKQLEDTFLKPDDIKIIKKKRNSTILEITIHSGQKRIVRRFMAAFGHPVIRLIRISVGRIKLNNLKPKEWEYIPEKELQRTIKMTGRS, encoded by the coding sequence ATGGGGATAAGACTTAACAAATTTATTGCATCAACCGGATACTGCTCCAGAAGAAAGGCAGACCAGCTTATACAGGAAAGAAAGGTTAAAGTAAATGGCAAAGTAGTAACAGAACTGGGATTAAAAATTAATCCGGATAAGGATAAAGTTGAAGTTGAGGGTAAGGTATTAAAGCCTGTTCAGAAGAATGTTTATATAAAACTATACAAACCCCGTGGTTATTTGACCCAGCTTGGTAAGGACAAGTTTGGCAGAAAAACACTTTCAGATTTATTTGAGGAAATTGGGTTTAAGGAAAAGGTATTTCCGGCAGGCAGACTGGATTATGACAGTGAAGGTCTACTTATACTTACAAATGATGGAGAGTTTGCAAATAAACTTATGCACCCTAAAAATAAAGTTCCAAAGACCTATATAGTTGAGGTAAAAAGAAGGGTTAATCTGGATACTTTTAATAGTATGAGGAAAGGAAAACAGCTTGAAGATACATTCCTTAAACCTGATGATATAAAAATCATTAAGAAAAAAAGAAATTCTACAATTCTGGAAATTACAATTCATTCAGGGCAGAAAAGAATCGTAAGGAGATTTATGGCTGCCTTTGGTCATCCTGTTATAAGGCTGATAAGAATATCTGTTGGTAGAATAAAACTGAATAATTTGAAACCTAAAGAGTGGGAGTATATTCCTGAAAAAGAGCTCCAAAGAACTATAAAAATGACAGGTAGAAGTTAG